The region AAAATGCGTTTTTGCGGAAATAACCGAAGGTGTAACTTTTTTCAGATCATCACAACCCAGAGTTCTGGTTCCTCTTCCTTTCATTTGCTCAAAATAATTTTTACTTTTTACATCCCGCATAAAAAGAAGACATTCCAAAGGTTTTACATCTGTTCCTGTGGCGATCATATCAACTGTTACCACGATTCGCGGATGATAATCATTGCGAAATTGAGCTAAAACGGATTTTGGATTTTCTTTTGATTTATAAGTCATTTTTTTACAAAATGCGTTTCCTTCATTAAATTCTTCCCGCACAATGTTGATAATATCATCAGCGTGACTGTCGGTTTTTGCAAAGATAAGAGTTTTGGGGATTTCAGTTCTGTTTGGAAAAATTTCCGGTAAACTGTTTTTGAAGGCTCTGATAATATTTCTGATTTGGCTTGGGTTTACAACTTCATTATCCAATTGTTTATTGGAATATTCAAAATCTTCGTCAAGTTGTTGCCAGCGTTTTTTACGAGATAACTTATTGCGAATATCTACAAATTGTTTTGCTTTTAGTTTTGCACCTTTCTTGGTCAATTTTGTATCAATCGTATAAACTTCATAACCAACATTCACACCATCTGCAATTGCCATTTCGTGGGAATATTCACTAACCACATTTTCATTGAAAAAACCGAAAGTTCGTTTGTCGGGAGTTGCGGTTAAGCCAATCAGAAAAACATCAAAATATTCCAGAACCTGTTTCCAAAGATTGTAGATGGAACGGTGACATTCATCAATTACAATAAAATCAAATTGTTCGATCGGAATGTTTTTGTTATAAATTACAGGAAGCGGTTCTTTTGGTTGCCAGCTTTCGTTTGGGTTTTCTTCTTCCATTTTTTCATCAAGCTCTTCACCTTTCAGAATGGAATACATTCTTTGAATTGTGCTGATGCAAACCTGACTATCGGTAGCAATATAAGAAGATTGCAGTCTTTGAACATTATACAATTCTGTGAATTTTCTATTATCATCATTCGGTTGATAAGCCATAAATTCTTGTTCCGCTTGTTCACCGAGATTTCGTGTATCAACCAGAAACAGAATTCTTTTTGCATCTACGAATTTGAGCAAACGATAAATGAAAGTAATTGCTGTAAAAGTTTTTCCTGCACCTGTTGCCATTTGAATCAAAGCTCGTGGTTTGTTATTTTTGAAGGATTCATCGAGATTATTAATTGCGTTGATCTGGCAATCTCGCAAGCCTTCAATATTTAATTCGGGAAGATCGTAAAATCGTTCTCTGAGAGTTTTATCTTTTTTTAGCCATTCAATAAATGTTTCAGGTTTGTGAAAACTGAAAACAGGTCTCGATCTTGGTTTTGGGTCGTGATAATCTGTAAATCTTGTCAAAGTTCCTGTGCTTTCATAAACAAATGGTAAAGGTTCATTATTCAGATATTTCAGATTGCTGGTTGCATATTCGGTTGATTGTTCTTCTACAGATGTTAAATGAAAACCTTCTTCTTCTTTTTTTGCTTCAATAACTCCAACAGGTTTACGATTTACAAAAAGGATATAATCAGCTTCTTTTCCGTCTTGAGTGTAATAATTCCGAACAGCAATTTCTTTGCTTTTATTCCAGTTGATTGAATCTTTATCTTGGATGTCCCAACCAGCACTCAGTAGTTGCTTATCTATTTTATCTCTCGCTATTTGCTCAGGATTTTGGTTTTGGTTCAAAATTTTCTCCAACAATTTTTTTCGATATTTTTGAAACCTAAATATCAAGCAAGCTTTTAAATATTTACAGAACTATATTACACTTTTTGGATTAGCTCTTTTGTGGCTAATGTCTGTGTCCACGAACAAGTTCGCGGATTCGTCCGTACGGGACACATATTTCCTATTTGGGAGTGTAAAAGAATTTTTATCAATCCGATCCAAAATCTTTCAAGAATCCTTCCAGCAAAATAATCCCTGCATTATCATCAGTAACTTCGGGATGAAATTGTGTTCCCCAAATTGGTTTTGTTTTATGTTTGAAGATCTCGATCCCGTATTCTGATCTTCCAAAAACTTCAAAGTCCGGGGGTAGTTTTTTGATCGCAAATTTATGTGATTCATATACTTTCATTTTAGATGAGTTATATGTTATTCCTGAACTATCTAAATCAAAGACATCGATCTCGTGAACTCCCAGAATTCTATCCGGGAGTTCTTGAGTTTTTTCTCCATAAACAAAAGCGATCAATTGGAATCCGAAACAGATGCCGAAAATAGGCTTGCTTGAGTTAGCGATCAGTTTTTTTTCTTCTGCAAGTTCAGGAGTATTGGCTATGCTCATCCTTCCACCGGAAAAGATAAAAAGATCATATTTTTCAGATTCAGCACATTTGAATTTAGCAAAATCGATTACGGAATGTTTTATCCCAAAAAGTTTTAATGTCTCGATTATTTTTCCAATATATTTGGAATGATTATCGATTATGAGTGCTTTCATTTTCGTAGAACTTGTTCCGATGCAAATATACATTCTCCTTTTTAAGTTTGGATTTTTTTTATTTTAGAAAATTGAATTTTATTTGATTTTTGTTATTTGTATTTTGTAATTTTCCAATTTCTTAATTGTCTCCACCCAAAAGACCACCTAAAAGACCTCCACCAAGTCCAGCTATTCCTTTTGATTCTCCTTTGTTATGAAAACGATATCCTGCCATTATTCTATCAGCTAATCTTGAGAAAGGAAGACTTTGCAGATAAACGAGTCCGGGACCTTTTACGGTTGCAAGGAACAAACCTTCTCCTCCGAACAATGCGTTTTTGAATCCACCCACAAACTGGATATTATATTCGACCGTAGGAGCAAAACCAACCATACAACCAGTATCTACTCTCAAAGTTTCTCCGGCTTGCAGATGTTTTTCAATGATCGTTCCGCCGGCATGGATAAAAGCCATTCCGTTTCCTTCCAATCTTTGCAGGATAAATCCTTCTCCACCAAAAAGTCCGGCTCCGATCTTTTTTGTAAATTCAACTTCGATCTCGATGCCGCGAGCAGCACATAAAAAGGAATCTTTCTGACAGATGAATTTTCCATTATGTTTTGCCAGATCAAGCGGAATGATCTTACCCGGATATGGAGCTCCAAAAGCCACATGAGATTTTCCGGAACCATTATGCAGGAAAGTCGTGATAAAGAAACTT is a window of Candidatus Cloacimonadota bacterium DNA encoding:
- a CDS encoding DEAD/DEAH box helicase, whose amino-acid sequence is MNQNQNPEQIARDKIDKQLLSAGWDIQDKDSINWNKSKEIAVRNYYTQDGKEADYILFVNRKPVGVIEAKKEEEGFHLTSVEEQSTEYATSNLKYLNNEPLPFVYESTGTLTRFTDYHDPKPRSRPVFSFHKPETFIEWLKKDKTLRERFYDLPELNIEGLRDCQINAINNLDESFKNNKPRALIQMATGAGKTFTAITFIYRLLKFVDAKRILFLVDTRNLGEQAEQEFMAYQPNDDNRKFTELYNVQRLQSSYIATDSQVCISTIQRMYSILKGEELDEKMEEENPNESWQPKEPLPVIYNKNIPIEQFDFIVIDECHRSIYNLWKQVLEYFDVFLIGLTATPDKRTFGFFNENVVSEYSHEMAIADGVNVGYEVYTIDTKLTKKGAKLKAKQFVDIRNKLSRKKRWQQLDEDFEYSNKQLDNEVVNPSQIRNIIRAFKNSLPEIFPNRTEIPKTLIFAKTDSHADDIINIVREEFNEGNAFCKKMTYKSKENPKSVLAQFRNDYHPRIVVTVDMIATGTDVKPLECLLFMRDVKSKNYFEQMKGRGTRTLGCDDLKKVTPSVISAKTHF
- a CDS encoding TIGR00266 family protein encodes the protein MTDIIDYKIYGDEMQLVEIELDPQEGVRAEAGAMMFMEEGIEMQTSTGGGLFKGFKRMITGESFFITTFLHNGSGKSHVAFGAPYPGKIIPLDLAKHNGKFICQKDSFLCAARGIEIEVEFTKKIGAGLFGGEGFILQRLEGNGMAFIHAGGTIIEKHLQAGETLRVDTGCMVGFAPTVEYNIQFVGGFKNALFGGEGLFLATVKGPGLVYLQSLPFSRLADRIMAGYRFHNKGESKGIAGLGGGLLGGLLGGDN